GGCTGAGGCTGCTCTGCAGTATGGGAGGTTGTGGAAAGATGAAGTGGATGACCATGAAAAGGAATCAATCCTGGAGCCCTTCAAATTCACATTTTACAGCACTGAGGACATGTGAAAATTATGTGAGGAAATAATGGACAAAAGACATAATTTGGCCTATTGTGAATGTGACACAGATGAGTGAGTTTGTGTTCGAGAACAAAGGGCTACAGAACATTTGATCATGTTGTGActtggtgtgttttttgtttttctcattgaTCACTTAATAATTCACTTGGATTATACTGTAGATATCAAGAGTTAGGGTTGTATCTAGTGGTACTTAGGTGTTCCAGCAGCACAATAACATAATTAGCATAGACATAGGACCAAAAATGAAATGTATGGTGGTTAAGAATAAAATTACAGAATaatacaacagaaaaacaaattgaaaaaaatatatagaaaaagaGCAGTGCAATAAAGTCAAAGTTAAATGATAATGAAAAGGCAGCGaagtactgtatatactgtatagtacacAATAAAATGTATAGGCCTATGACATCTTATGAGATGTTGGCTTATGAATATGAGTAATAacttaaaagaaaatgtgtgcaCTGACCAGTTAGTCCTGCCCTACATTGTTTTCATTGATCAATTATTTGACGACCTCTTTTCAAGATCCTCAGCTTTATAGTAGGCTAAAAAGACAATTGAGCCCCGAGTCATATCACCcatttgtttttcataatgACTAAGTTGTAAAGTTACGCAGTGCAGTGTATATTAGTCTACATATATGGCAATCATTAATGAGAagtgttttgaaaaagacaAAGGCTAATGCTTCAATTGTCCAAATCAaaagctttatttttttctttgaattAATAGGTTATGGATGGCTTTTTTGGACAGAATAAATCAAAATGCCCACGTTGGGGCTCATGCGCAACataaaaggaaaacacagaacaaaaatgacaaacaaaacaaaagtttactatataaataaaaacgaTATATACTATAGACAAGGAATTGATAGATTTTACATCATATTGTTTACTAATTAATGCATTTGTGAGGAAAGCGATTCAACCGgaagtgattttattttgaaatgcatCCCGTGTGTTTCCTGTCCTGAGAGTGGAAGTGGCTTGAGAGTGGAGCCTGCTGCGGTAGCGACCTCACAATGGAGGCCTGCAGCCAGGACCTCTTGAACAAATCAGTATGAATGATTAATTCACAAAACAACAGTGTTATGAAATCCTACACACACAGCAAACCTTGGAACCCCATTTGAACCTGCAGAGAGGTATGCTGGCAGTGAAATATCGCTAGCACAACAGAAGCTTGTAACTGCGCCTAACTAGCCTCTTCTATAAAGGCTGACCGCCTCTCTGGCACTCAGTCATTGTTACTTTCGTGACAGCTATCATCTGTGCTTGGTGGTTTTTTTCAGTTATATTTTGAAGCTGATCAGCTGTATCATCATGAATCTGTGGCTCAGCAGTTATTTTCTGGTAGCGGGACTGTTTCTGAGCAGCTCGGCCCTGACGCCTGAAGAATGCCAACACTTGGTGAAGCCTTTGCCTCTGATTGCACCATCAATGGTAAGCCTTCATCGTTCTACTGCCTTGGTCTTTGGATTTGGTCTTTTCGGAATTCTACTTGCTGCCGAGCTGTGATGGCTGTTTCATCTTGAGCGTCAACACCACCGCCAGAAACCTCGACAAGTTATTTCAGCAATTAAACTTCAACATAGACGTTACAGGGGAAGAGGTCAACGTTCGTGCCATTTATTTGATAGGTAGGTATGAAGGAGCCTGagagaaaataacattttatatctAAAATACTCATTCATTTTTGCTATGTTTCCAGGCAAAGAGTCCACCCTGAAGGATTCCGAACTCGAACATTTCAAGCAGCAGGCGAACTGCCTCGGCTTCTCCAGAGAACCAGACTTCCTCTACGACCCCAAGAACGGTGCTACACCTTTTAAACCTGTCTGATTAAATCATGAAATTAAGATGCTTGATGTCAGACAGAACTGATTTCTTtctcgctctttctctctgcaggaTTCTGTGCTTAAGCCGAGTGCATGAAGTTTCGACCaacttttataaatattttaaactatAGGCTAACTCACGAAGTCAAGAGACAAAAAGTGACTTAAAACATAAAACGTCTGGGCCGTAGTTTTAGATTCATAGTTGAATAAAATGGTATAACACAAACGTTCTCAAGTTGTGACTGTGTGAGCTAAAGATACTGTGTGAGGTGAAAGGGACAGGTGCATGCAGGTACTTTAACAACAGGAAGTGTTGGAGCTGTAGCTGTGACGCACATATCGGGGAGCTGGTTAAGATACCTTATTACACTTTACATACTGATTGCTTTAACCAAAAGTCATACACTTTCTTGGAGTCACAACTCAGTCAAATcagaacacacatacataaaagaaacatttttagATGTATTGTAGATTACACTATCCTGGGATAAATTAATAAATCCAAGTTAGTTAAGGCTTGGATTAGTGTCACCAGTTACTGCTAATGTAACAAAAGAAGGGAAGCCCTTAGAACAGTGGTTTgacacttttaaaaacaaaattagcagtttagttttttccttttgatcaaaaggaaaaaaaaatgtttaaaatgcttTGGAAAATTATTATTCCTAGAAAAATTGACATTTGGGGTAAATGGGCACAAACATGCATACACGCTGGTAGTATCCTTGTACTAATAAAGTGTGCAGTACATGTGGAAAGTTTCCCTGGAACCAttctttcatttattgtttACATGATGATCTTGAGTGTAGTACTCTGTCTAAATTCTGAATGGCTTCCATGCATACACGCAGCCTTATATAGAAAGTCATGATAGAACTGTCTTACATGTTCCTTCTTCTCTTGTAATGTACCAACTATAGAAAAAAAATCGATGGAAAGGACATTGAGCTGCTGGTCATTTTACTAGTACAAAACAAAGTTTCAATAGCAGTTATTTGTTATGATGACAACACACGTCAGTGGGGGCTGTAAAGGTGGTTTTGTCACACCTTGACTATAGTAAAAAACGTCTAGCTCTTCTCTTCACCGTTGATCCAGGGTATGTTTCGAGGGCATGCATGATGTTCTCTCCAGCTGAAAGTTGGAGACAGATTTTTAAGCAATCTTCTCGTCTTCTTTAGTAACATCTGTACTCTGGCCAGGCTCAAAAGCGGTCACAACGTGGTCATAGCCTACTACCAGCTTAATAAGCATTTCAGTCTAGAGTAGACAGTCCAACCTTGTTGTGTTCATCATACCATTAAGAAACTTTATTTGGGCAAATTTTCGTTTTTCTCAATTTATTGTGCATTAAGatgtgaagccatgacccacagTAAataatggagttttggatattACAGCAGTATATGGCAAAGGTCAGTCCTGGTTTTAACTGGATTTAAGCAGTCCTGTGTTGGACTATAGTCAATGTAGGCATTGGTGGTCACAGGCAACTCAAACAAATCAGTATAAATGATTAATCCACAAAACAACAGTGTTATGAAATCCTACACCCACAGCAAACCTTGGAACCCCATTTGAACCTGCAGAGAGGTATGCTGGCAGTGAAATTGCTTGCACAACAGAAGCTTGTAACTGCACCACTAGCTACTTCCATAAAGGCTGACCGCCTCTCTGACGCTCAGTCATCGTGACTTTCGTGACAGCTATCATCTGTGCttggtgtttttttcagttataTTTTGAAGCTGATCAGCTGTATCATCATGAATCTGTGGCTCTGCAGTTATTTTCTGGTAGCAGGACTGTTTCTGAGCAGCTCGGCCCTGACGCCTGAAGAATGCCGACCCTTGGTCAAGCCTTTGCCTCTGATTGAACCATCAATGGTAAGCCTTCATCGTTCTACTGCCTTGGTCTTTGGGTTTGTGTATTATGCATTAGCATTGAGGCATTAAAGCATTATTCAGCGTTTTGGAAAGTTCTTCCACAGTTTGTGCTTCTCAAGGATTAGCATCACATTTGAGTCAGAGTTAAGCATGCATTTCTcttaaagataaataaatgcatgataagaaataaatatgtaaacccttacacaattaaaaaatattttaaccaATTTCCCAAGATGTAACTCTGTTTTTAATCCACGTAGCCACTGGCTACAATTTTTGTTTGGTTGAAAAAAGATTTTTAGCGTGCAGTGAACAAACCTTTTTTCATCCAGATGTTGAGTGTTTGGGGATTCTGGAAATCCTGTTAGAACAGTAGTAGGCTATTGTTAAACCAGGTTTTTCAAACATCCCCACATATATATCCAACACACAaccattttgttttctaatatgtgttcaatttgaaactgcctctgggTTTTGAAGATGTGAGGACTTATCATCTCAGCAGCTAACAGCCCAGTTTCTAAGGTCACTGGCTATCTGTCAGCAGACCCTTAATGCTGGCTCTGATGTCTCCACTGCACTGACACTACCTTTGCGCAAAAACTCTGTTAGTTCTAGGtaccttttgacatttttggtacTTTTGCCCTTATCCCAAAGTTGCAATagctatatatacatatttatgttGCTTGTGACTAAATTacttcatgtttttgtgtgcagaTGTATGGCAGGTGGACCACTATTGCGGGTTACGTTGATGGTGAAGGATTAAATGCCCTTCTACTGGCAACAGAGAGCGTCTGGGTGAATGTGACTGAATCACCATCCAGcccaaatgtatttattttatctgaGAAGGACAAGATGTGAGTTGATGACTGTACAAATACACAACATAATAATGTATGCAAATTATAATTAGGAAAACATTTGAGGGAAGAAAACACATATTTAACACTGTTAAACAAGTGCTACTTTTCCTGCTTACATccattattcattattttactaTATGCGGCTCCTGGCTCACTACACTTACTACACTTATATATCCTAATAATAACATCCAGTTACACCACTATGCAGATGATACTCCGTTATTATCACTACAACCTTTTGAATCAACCTAAGTGTAGTCTGGATCGACGACGGTTCATTTAACGTATAGTTGCTGCGCCGCTGGAGGTTAACCTggtgtccctcaccttccagtTTCTTTGTGTTTACGTCCTAAACTCCGGTCGCTTCGAGGAATAGCAACCGGGATCctccgagctagcaagctaacgttacatgctgaaaatgtaaagttttgAAGAAAGATTTGGATGGTCCAaccaggcaggcctgcttggttctttcggtgaatggttgtaaagatttacaacgaatatgtttagggcatttacCGTATTGGTCCGAATTTAAGACGCCCCTGATTATAAGACGACCCCCACTCTTTCAAGactcatttttggaaaaatacttttttgaagaacaaatcttgttttttataaagaaaaaaaaattatttgaaaataattctaataaaaacacagaataaaACAAGGTAGGCtgtttttaacatcttttaaatactttttttagaTGAAAGTGTCACATTTAAATTAACGGTAAATATTTCCAAGGCCTTCAGCTGAATGACTGTTCTGGTAAAGGGCATCccatcattttgttttttggacACATAATCACACACTCTCCTGTCAATCTCATGGAAGCGGCCGCTATGAGGACCATGGTAGGATTTTATCTGGCTGTTTGTATATTTAGACGGTGTATCCATGACAACGCCTCgttgtacttccgttctaacttccgacttttagACTTTtctgtagctggatatatcatttgttgcgtctaaatatgaatgtggataacgttagtgatattgagatgcttgctacagttacatttctagtgataAATATCAGCGAAAACacttatttctctgattcccgGCTTTGTTCTGACGCCGCTGGGTGCTCCccctcttcagtcactctctatctcGCTTGACCATATAACGTTACAGTGCTTTTGGGCGGTCGTTGAGGCTCtttctaaaactctgccatttcgaccagctgtttgtaacattaaaataaaatggattatggatcatttaaTTTCTATAGttgtagctgactttaccagctgacttctctattgatTGTTAAAACAGGTGACGTCcattacgttctaaaaccagcctctgcgaCTTGAACAGCTGAAAGTCTAGACCCCAAATATAAGATGACCCACTTTTTCAGACGTATTTCCaggggaaaaaaagtcttatattcggaccaatacggtactctctaactgggacgttttgggaagGATTTGTTGTCGACAAAGTACACACTTGATACagtggtaagagcaaattacattcAACCAaatatccagctaatttaaatagctcaagtTACTGTATCgagtgaacagttaactttatttaatattgtatgtgacgtATTCTTtagcggggtgcaaatgttccaacaaaacaagttcctccccaAGAAAATTTTACAGATCCACTGTCTTTGCGACTGGAGATTAGCGCCggccaagacaattgtgattggtttaaagaaaggcaaacaACCCCTGACCatgtgtggaggggccagaccttactctaCAATTTCCGACATCACAACACTGACACCGCTAATGGCCCCAGTTCACAGCATAGACTGCATATAGAATgaaccaacagatcccgttgctctggacagagaccagtgaaggatattagaagcactttttcggtgagcgctgagcgttacggcgcagcctccaactgagagagacgacataatgtgacgtgagcaacctgtctgaaagttgtaagtcttctggtagctgtgccaagagaaatctcaatcattccgaatattgcagagacggagagcgtatgtatatgtaaggagataacataggcacaggctaattattgctaactaaaatgctagttaacattagtaattacacttaaacagctaatgtaagtcgaaactgcctgcgagcttctcctgtactagacggtaattcctctactatgcaacagtaAGTCCCATGGTTATGGCACAATCGTTatcctatttttacaaaaacacctgctacggagccataacgtgagatacaaggtaatggagccttttatacattgtcgtgtttctttagaaataaacaatggacaaataaagtttttaaacacttcagatgtaaagttattcgctgtcaaagtgacgtcaaaatgaatgacagtcaatggaatgctaacggggggtgagtgctagttagcatcaaaatggctctatgtgttgtgaggagaagcttaccccttGGTTCACAACTGTCCGATGCATCCTGGACAGTGGTGGTACGCtgcaaataaaagaaagaaaggatgtTTTGGGGGGTAGGCTCTTCACTACCTCCTTTAACTCTCTCTTTAACTGATTAACTTTACTGATGAAAGGCCCATACAAGCTCTGATTGGgctttttcttcaaaacttgccattttcagtgtgaaACTTGCTAGCTCCAAGTTTGCTGTTGTTTCCCTTAAGCAGTGGTTTTGTGAATGGCAACAGAGAACGGAAGCGGAGGGACATCCAGATGTCGGGCAGTTATTctagaaatgtacttccgttgatccagactcaTCCAAACCCAACATGAGAGCTCAGGAGTCgtattttgattattgttaaATTACATACTTCTTGGATGCATTGGCTTAAAGGTCAAATCTTGATCTCGGAAGAAGTTTGATGAAACAATCCTAACTTAACATCCACTAACTAACCTTTTCCAAGCTTTTAAATGTCATTCAGTAATCATAAGTGAAGAAATCTTAATGTTTTAAGACAACATGGATAGGAAAGTCGTAAAACAGCTCTGTCAGAATTTGAACTCACCTATTCCTCTTGTTGTTTTCCTCAGAAATGGAACCTGTGTGGACCTAGCTATCAATGTAACCATTGATGGCAACACTGCATCAGGGTCAGGTAAGATACCCTATCAAAGACGATACTGTTTCTACATGTTTGTTAGTCCTGTTGGTCAGAGAATCCAGCAGGGCAGATCATGTTGCCTTCAGATGCTTATAGTCTTTCAATTAGTGATGCCCAAAAAGGCTTCTTGAACCATTGGTTGTATTTGGTGATCTGCATGGTGTTAATCTGCATGTACTGCCAGTGCTGCAGTGACAGAGCAGTTTGAAAATCAGCAAAGTTTCTCATTAATCTTTCGTCCTGCTCCTGGTCTAATTTGAGGCAAGTTTGTGTTGAGCCGATGCCAACAACCCTCAGAACTGACCTAAACTCTTCCCACTTTTTAGCGGTCCAATCAAATGTGAAGTGTGTGATTTACCGCTCAAATATTCAGTTTCTCTACAAAATACGTCAAAGTACAGACGCTGTGTAAGGTGTAAACTGTGTTTCTGTCCTCAGTGGGCGACATGGTCTTTTCGGAATTCCACTTGCTGCCGAGCTGTGACGGCTGTTTCATCTTGAACGTCAACACCACCGTCAGAAACCTCGACAAGTTATTACAGCAATTAAACTTCAACATAGACGTTACAGTGGAGGAGGTCAACGTTCGTGCCATTTATTTGATAGGTAGGAAGGAACGAGCCTGagagaaaataacattttatatctAAATACTCATTTATTTTTGCTATGTTTCCAGGCAAAGAGTCCACCGTGAAGGACTCCGAACTCGAACATTTCAAGCAGCAGGCGAGCTGCCTCGGCTTCTCCAGAGAACCAGACTTCATCTACGACCCCAAGAACGGTGCTACACCTTTTAAACCTGTCTGATTAAATCATGAAATTAAGATGCTTGATGTCAGACAGAACTGATTTCTTtctcgctctttctctctgcaggaTTCTGTGCTTAAGCCGAGGGCATGAAGTTTCGAACaacttttataaatattttaaactaCAGGCTAACTGAGGAAGTCATGAGACAAAAAGTGACTCAAAACCTCAAACTTCTGGTCCGTAGTTTTGGATTCATAGTCTAATAAAATGGTATAACACAAAGGTTCTCAAGCTGTGACTGTGTGAGCtaaaggaagcccaaggtaaccaatatccggcctaaatgagtgaaatccggcggaatttccgtcggcaatggagcaatcccggaagtggaatatcgtggatatagactaggcaatgtgagactagaaGTTACCTAACTAGCCTTGTAGGTATCACAAGGACACACAAATGATGTGGTTGGgtttaaaacactcccaagagAGAGGCATTTAAGGGTTGAAAGTCctttgttttccccgggaaaGCGGCTTGAAtgcgctgtgttttatgacacTTCTTTAAGtaataaatggaaaaaaaagaaaaaataaataaataaatatatatatatatatatatatatatatatatatatatatatatatatatatatatataaatacataaatacatatataaatacataaatacataaatatatactaatatatatataatatatataaatatatatatatatatatataaataaatatatatatatatatatatatatacataatatatatatatatatatataaatactaaatatatatatatataaataaataaataaatatatatatatatatatatatatatatatatatatatatatatatataaataaatatatatatatatagtttttaccttcatggttgaatgAACTTATTGGAAGTCACTTTTGTGGTGAAAGGGACAGGTGCATGCAGGTACTAACAACAGGAAGTGTTGGAGCTGCAGCTGTGACGCACATATCGGGGAGCTGGTTACGATACCTTATTACACTTTACAGACTGATTGCTTTAACCAAAAGTCATACACTTTCTTGGAATCACAACTCAGTCAAATcagaacacacatacataaaagaaacatttttagATGTATTGTAGATTACACTATCCTGGGATAAATGAATAAATCCACTTAGAAATCAACttgaattgaaattaattgatttcacCTCAACATTTCAATATTTAAAAAGCTAGTGTGACCACGCCTTGACCCACTTGGATTAGTTTTACCAGTTACTGTTAATGTAACAAAAAAAGGTAAGCCCTTAGAACAGTAGTTTGACGGTTGACCTATCTGAGGTGCCCTGCTATGATTTTGACACTTAGAAATAGTATTTTAAGTGGTTATGGAAAAATTAGCAGTTTAGTAATTAGCAGCCTGACTTTTTTGATCACAaggaaaaaaattgtttaaaatgCTTTGGAAAATTATTATTCCTAGAAAAATGTACATTCGGGGTAAATGGGCACAAACATGCATACACGCTGGTAGTGTCCTTGTACTAAAAGTGTGCAGTAAATGTGGAAAGTTTCCCTGAAACCATTCTTTCATTTATTCTTTACATGATGATCTTGAGTGTAGGACTCTTGTCTAAATTCTAAATGGCTTCCATGCATACACAAAGCTTTATATAGAAAGTCATGATAGAACTGTCTTACATTTGTGGGTAGGATCAAATACCATATCGTCGTTGGTTTCGGGAACTTGTTGGTAAAATCTGTTGCCGCTGGCTGAGAGGACAGGCAGATGCCGTTTGGGAGGACGTTCTCCGGAGGGTAAGAACGAGGGATTGTTAGACCAAGCAGCAGTGGCTTAGCGGACCGGGAATGTCCTCTCtattaattttatttctatggtacATTCTTGTGCTGAGCTTTCCAGGCTCAAACTCTGCTGTGATGTGTTTCTAAATGCATCCAATGTTATTGTTGATGGGAACAGTGAAAGTGAGTTATGCTGATGGTCTGAAGTACCAACCTCTCAGAAATTCAGACTGGGTATAAACTGTTGTAGACTGCTTGTGTTTAAATATTTAGAAAGTCTGGTTGCTGGTGAGGCGTCTGCAAATGTCAGGGATACCAAAGAAAAGTACCAAGGTACTGAAAAGTTACTGAACTGTTTTGGCAGTGTCTCCTTTAGGGAAATACATTTAGTAAATGACTGTTAATGAAGTTTCGCAAtatgtagtcttgcattgccagacctatcaggagtaaggtctggctataccacagatacattctgggataggtggaaaaaaacagaaaacaaaaatgcactgggttgtttgcatttctttaaaccaatcacaatggtcttggccggcgctaagctccggacacagcGACGATGGCTctgcaaaacaacacacacaataacgtgagctatttaaatcagctcgatacatggttaaacgtcatTTGCTCTTGCCAGTGTAGTGCTTGCTAGTTCGAAGTTTGGTGTTGCTTCCCGAAGTGAACAGAGTTCGAGAATGGCAACACAGTGAGAGCGGAAGATAAGAGACAGATGTCAGGATTTTTCCTGGAAGTGttttgttgatccagactatgcAGTATGTAAACATGCATATTAGGCATGCAGTTCTACTTGTCTAAATGCACAAAAACTGAGTTGACTAAATAAGCATAAATTATGCTAGCGCACTGCAAAAACCTTTGTTTGTCTTTAGTGCTAAAAGTCTGTTTTTGAAGCaagttttttaaaaatctgCGAGTGTGATGACATCACTGTACAGGCTACGATATAGGTACGGCAAGTAACATACTGTTATTCATATGTATTCCACATTTTTTGCTGTATgtaccacattgactgctgctttATAAGAACACTGTGGACCTTGTAGGGAGGAAGTTGGGGGGGAtgggtgggtcataaaacacagagcCTTAAAGCCGGGGAGCGGAGTTTGCTTCCTGGGGAAAATCAAagtctttcacccaggaaacggatGTGTGTTCCATGGGATTGTtttatagtgcgttccatttaccttggAAATCGGAAGCTGTAGCTCAGAATGATGTCACACCCATTTAACAAGTCGGAATTCACTGTGGGGTTaaagctctagccaggttagccattgttagcaataccagttgataacaacgcatttggttgtttttgtgcatacaaacaacgtgtccacagatagaagttggacaatACTGTGATGTTCTCCGACTTCCCAACTCGGAAGTCTGAGTTCACGGGGTGCGTTTCTctattttccttcagtacaccgtctgggtttgcagtatattcttgggttaTCTCCGGTCAAATCTTTGGCGTTCctatcagcgaacagagggaatGGCTGAAAACGATGACGTTGAAGTTGTGCGCTAGATTGAGTTGTGGCGGGAAAAGATGCGAgctggtggccatgatgttgtggccctcttCCCcgcggggttcgggaaaagtttgattttcctgCTCGCTCTGTTAGTgttgaaggagttggctaaggctaacgctagcgatgctaagccgacgtcacgaccaaacgttagcgattggttatggcagatccagagtggctctgggcagatccaatagttttaaacttaaacccgccttcaaggaagttaacacttgtcaatggagagtggccagactctctgtacaaatgaaatgtaggctaccagagtctggtaggaccaggctagcgtTTCGACTTAGAATTGGAGATTTTGAACACTGAGTAAAAATGTAACACACTATTAATCCAAACCAggatctttttcctaaattaagctagtcgttttggtgcctatttaactgtcgtcgccgcgTGAcgctcaccttttgtcggctaaactcaactagcaACGGCCGCTGATACGACCAACAGCTCACGCAGctcgtcacgtgaccagccggcggcCGCCTAATTCCATGGGATATCAAACAAATTGGTGCGTATGCATTTTCGTACagtatcatacgaacccgttcatgggAATGCATTGCCTTGTAACACATTTCCAAAATTAGTGTCAATTTTTCTTATTTCTAGTGAAGTTATCTGCCTACATTTGGTTCAGGACTATGATTATACAAACATTAGTTGCTAAGAAAGATTGTTTCGTAGTAGGGAGTGTAGctttaacagaaaaaaagataccACAGCTGTCTGGTGTCTGATCTGTGTAAATAAACGGGCTGAAAATGAAGGGCTCACACTTAAAGAAGGCATCCTAATATTTACTAAAAGAGCATAAACTCTAAAGACTGATAGGCccatggtgctgctgctgcagcaatTACATCACTGCAACCCCAGCTCCGTTGTCTACAGTTGTTTgttctgtcttgttttttttgttaactgCCTCATTAGGACTAATGTTTGTTTGGGTTTTcagttcatttattttcactataataaAAAGACAATAACACTAAGATCATTCAGGATCAACTACACAGGTCCCCTGGGCTGGAGAACACTGGATACAGTCAACATGAAAATTGGCGTTGGTGTTCAGAGTGAAAAGGTTTTGCTCCAGTTTTTCTggttgaacgacatgtttcctcCCAACAGTACATCATGTAACATGTTCAAACTTCCCTTTTCAGTGCACCActtgaaaaaaagttgaaagccATAAAACGTCatccctattttttttttttgtttgcccTTGTCAATTTGTAactgtgcaaaaaaaaacacattttggatTCAAAAGCAGCCACACACTACTGTGGTTTACAGAGCAGGAAACACACAGGTCCTTTAAAGGCCCCACCTGCAGGCAAACGACCGCAATCATGACAACTGATCACAAGTGTGTCTGGAGAGTTTAACTGCTCACAGTTCATCATGAACAAAGTGTTTCTCCTTGTCAGGTTAAATGTATAAGTGTAAAGAATGAAATGGAGACAAGCCATATAAAATCTGAAGAGGGAGAAAATGTTCATTTTGGCATAAAGACCAGGAAGAGTACCTTAATTATTAT
The Sander lucioperca isolate FBNREF2018 chromosome 14, SLUC_FBN_1.2, whole genome shotgun sequence genome window above contains:
- the LOC116034719 gene encoding uncharacterized protein LOC116034719 isoform X2; the protein is MNLWLSSYFLVAGLFLSSSALTPEECQHLVKPLPLIAPSMMYGRWTTIAGYVDGEGLNALLLATESVWVNVTESPSSPNVFILSEKDKINGTCVDLAINVTIDGNTASGSVGDMVFSEFHLLPSCDGCFILNVNTTVRNLDKLLQQLNFNIDVTVEEVNVRAIYLIGKESTVKDSELEHFKQQASCLGFSREPDFIYDPKNGFCA
- the LOC116034719 gene encoding uncharacterized protein LOC116034719 isoform X1; translated protein: MNLWLCSYFLVAGLFLSSSALTPEECRPLVKPLPLIEPSMMYGRWTTIAGYVDGEGLNALLLATESVWVNVTESPSSPNVFILSEKDKINGTCVDLAINVTIDGNTASGSVGDMVFSEFHLLPSCDGCFILNVNTTVRNLDKLLQQLNFNIDVTVEEVNVRAIYLIGKESTVKDSELEHFKQQASCLGFSREPDFIYDPKNGFCA